A DNA window from Castanea sativa cultivar Marrone di Chiusa Pesio chromosome 7, ASM4071231v1 contains the following coding sequences:
- the LOC142642985 gene encoding vacuolar-sorting receptor 6, whose product MMMMLFTKKTCMDFLRKFVALVFVLAVLQYHQVGARFVVEKNSITVLSPSNLRHQKHDGAIGNFGVPEYGGFMVGTVVYPEKGSTGCEAFEGDKPFKSSNSPRPTVLLVDRGACYFAKKAWNGQQAGAAAVLVVDNFEEPLITMDSPEASNDSDGYIDKIGIPSALIKKSFGDSLKEALKNKEDVVIRLDWRESMPHPDGRVEYEFWTNSNDECGVRCDEQMNFVKNFKGHAQILEKGGYTQFTPHYITWYCPQAFTLSSQCKSQCINNGRYCAPDPEQDFGVGYEGKDVVFENLRQLCVHRVANETNRSWVWWDYVTDFHIRCSMKEKKYSKECAEDVMKSLNLPIEEIKKCVGDPLADVENEVLKSEQERQIGRGSRGDVTILPTLVINNVQYRGKLERTAVLKAICAGFKETTDPPICLSGDIETNECTESNGGCWRDIKSNVTACKDTFRGRVCECPIVKGVQYRGDGYTSCTGFGPARCSINNGGCWSDSKDGLTFSACSESKLSGCQCPHGFRGDGQKCEDVDECNEHLACQCDGCSCKNTWGSYECKCKGDHLYIKENDACIERRTSKFGWFLTFLVLAAVAGAGLAGYIFYKYRLRSYMDSEIMAIMSQYMPLDNNNNNDVRSEAEPLRQSSV is encoded by the exons atgatgatgatgctgtTTACTAAGAAAACTTGCATGGATTTTCTTAGAAAGTTTGTAgctttggtttttgttttagcAGTTTTGCAATATCATCAAGTGGGTGCAAGGTTTGTGGTGGAGAAGAATAGTATAACTGTTTTGTCTCCCTCAAATCTGCGTCATCAGAAGCATGATGGTGCAATAGGGAACTTTGGTGTTCCTGAGTATGGTGGGTTCATGGTTGGCACAGTGGTGTATCCTGAGAAAGGGTCTACTGGGTGTGAGGCTTTTGAGGGTGATAAGCCTTTTAAGTCATCAAACTCTCCTCGCCCCACTGTTCTTCTTGTTGATCGGGGAG CATGCTACTTTGCCAAGAAAGCATGGAATGGTCAACAAGCTGGAGCTGCAGCTGTATTAGTAGTTGATAATTTTGAAGAGCCTCTAATTACTATGGATTCTCCTGAGGCGAGCAATGATTCAGATGGATACATAGACAAGATTGGAATTCCATCCGCTTTAATAAAGAAATCTTTTGGCGATAGCTTGAAAGAAgctttgaaaaataaggaagatGTTGTCATAAGATTAGACTGGAGAGAGTCAATGCCCCATCCTGATGGGAGAGTTGAGTATGAGTTTTGGACGAATAGTAATGATGAATGCGGGGTTCGTTGTGATGAGCAGATGAATTTTGTGAAGAATTTCAAGGGTCATGCTCAGATACTTGAGAAGGGGGGTTACACCCAATTCACACCACACTATATAACTTGGTACTGCCCACAGGCTTTCACCCTTAGCAGTCAGTGCAAGTCTCAATGCATAAACAATGGAAGATATTGTGCACCTGATCCGGAGCAGGATTTCGGAGTGGGCTATGAAGGGAAGGATGTGGTGTTTGAGAACTTGAGGCAGCTATGTGTGCATAGAGTTGCCAATGAGACCAACCGGTCATGGGTTTGGTGGGATTACGTGACAGATTTCCATATTAGGTGTTCCATGAAGGAGAAGAAATATAGCAAAGAATGCGCTGAAGATGTGATGAAATCACTTA ATCTGCCCATTGAGGAGATTAAAAAGTGCGTAGGTGATCCTTTAGCTGATGTGGAGAATGAAGTGCTAAAAAGTGAGCAAGAACGCCAG ATTGGACGAGGATCACGTGGTGATGTTACCATCTTGCCAACATTGGTCATTAACAACGTCCAGTATCGAG GAAAATTGGAGAGAACTGCTGTCTTGAAGGCAATATGTGCTGGATTCAAGGAGACCACTGATCCTCCAATTTGTTTATCTGGAG ATATTGAGACTAATGAGTGCACTGAAAGCAATGGTGGCTGCTGGCGGGACATAAAGTCTAATGTAACTGCTTGCAAG GACACATTTAGAGGAAGAGTTTGTGAGTGCCCTATTGTAAAAGGTGTTCAGTACAGAGGAGATGGTTATACATCTTGTACAG GGTTTGGACCTGCAAGGTGCTCAATAAATAATGGAGGTTGCTGGTCAGATAGTAAAGATGGACTGACTTTCTCAGCTTGCTCA GAGTCCAAGCTGTCAGGTTGTCAGTGCCCACATGGCTTTCGTGGGGATGGTCAGAAATGTGAAG ATGTCGATGAATGCAATGAACACCTTGCTTGTCAGTGTGATGGTTGCAGCTGTAAAAACACTTGGGGTAGTTATGAATGCAAGTGTAAGGGGGACCATCTGTATATAAAGGAGAATGATGCCTGTATTG AAAGACGCACTTCAAAATTCGGGTGGTTCCTAACCTTCCTGGTCCTAGCAGCTGTTGCGGGAGCTGGTCTTGCTGGTTATATATTCTACAAATACAGGCTCCGG TCTTACATGGACTCAGAGATCATGGCTATCATGTCACAATACATGCCACtggacaacaacaacaataatgatgTCCGAAGTGAAGCTGAACCTTTACGACAAAGCTCAGTTTAA